Genomic segment of Lemur catta isolate mLemCat1 chromosome 2, mLemCat1.pri, whole genome shotgun sequence:
AGGCACAGCTGAGCCATATTTCAGGGGTACAACCTGGGTTCATAGTCTTACTGATGAGTTCAAGTAGTTCTTAAAACATTGCTTGCTGAACTTGCAAAAACacctacaaaaaagaaataaaaagtttcacAATACATTAAGATAAACAAAGGAAGCACAGGAGAACCTTTTGTACTATCTTcataatttggtttttttttttttttttggtagaggtgcagagggtgggggtggggtgtctcgctgtgttgcccaggctggtcttgaactcgcgggctcaagcgatcctcccaccttggcctcccaaagtactggaattacagatgtgagctgcTGCGCCTGGCCTACAacttttctataaacctaaatctattctaaaatttaagtttatttaaaaaacaaaatttcacttTTAGCAAGGGAGCAACCAAAGGCCTATACTTGGTTATAACTTTTCATTAATACAACCTGAATGACACCAGGTCTGAACCCGGGTTTTAATTTTCTTGCACCGTGTTCTCAAAGCTTGAAATGAGCTCATTTTAAAGCTCTTTAATTTTCAGGttccagctagtttttctatttttcacacGTTTTTCCTCCCAGGGGGAAAAGTAGTCCCACTTTTCAGTTTCAGTATTAAGGGCCTGGGCAAACAGGTCAACAAACAAAAGGGAAGAAACCGGAGGGGGCGGAAAACTCTCAGGGAATTCACCTCCGGGTCTGCTGTTAACTAGCACCAGTATGTTAACAGTCGTCGCTGGGGGCAAATAGATAAGACTGGAATCCAGATCTGACAGTAGACCCTAATTTCGCCATTTctccaccaaaataaaaaaaaaaactgaacttcTCAGAAAGTGGCTGCATCTGGGGGCCAAACAGCACTCCCAGCCGTGCGGGGGACTTTCCTATCCCTCCCGGACCGCGGGAACAGTCTGCTGCCCCAACCAGGGTCCAGCGGCGCCAGTAGTTACTAATGTCACCACCCACAGAGCTCGAAGGGGTGCGCGGGAGTTAAACACACTAGAGGTGAGGAGAGACCCTGCGCAGGCGCAGAAGGTGGCCGCGCAGGCGACGGGGCGTACTGCGCACGCGCGCCTCTCGGGCAGGCGCCTGTTCCGCCGCAGGGCGGGCGAGAGACCGCCTCACTTTCCCGCCCTTgggccccacccctcaccccccccacccccgacggCTTTGCCCTGGGGACCGAGCGGCCGCCCCGGACCTTGTGGTAGCGGCGCCGCTCGCCTGGTCGCCTCTGCGGACCTTGCGGCGGCGACGGTGGGAACCCATGGAGCTTTCGGGAGCGCCCGTGGTTACGAACGGGAAGCGGTCGGGCCTGGGCCGTTGCAGGCATTTCTTCTGGCTGGGAGTCATCTTCGACGCGGTGGGCATGGCGGTGCTGTTCACCGGCGTGTTCTGCAACCTGCTCTTCTACGACACACTGGTCTACATGGGgtccatcatcatcttcttcagcCTGCTCTGGTGGATCTCCTGGTACACCGGCAACATCGAACTGCTGCCCGAGGAGGCCTCGAAGCAGGCCTGGCGCGTGCCGCCCGCCACCGTGGTGGAAGCCCTGCGCCAGAACTTGAGCCACCGCCTCTCGCTGTCCATAGGCAGCGTCTCCACCACCTTTTTGCAGATCCAGCGGCGCCGGCGCGGCCGCCAGCGGACCTTGCGGAGGACTACCTCGCTAAAAATGACCGTCACAGGCCTCGTGGAAAAAGAGCAGGAAAAGGAGAACAAGGACGCAGAGGGAGGGGAAAGTGCCAAGGAGAGCGGTGCCCCTCAAGACTTTTGCAAAGAGAGTCTGGGTCCCAAGCCTGAAGATGACAAAAGCTCAGAGGCAGTTGGCTCCCCAGGCCCGCCGTGGTTTGGTCAGCAAGCTGTGTGCCCATCGGACCAGCCTCTGCCGCCCGCCGTCCTGGCCTCGAAAAGCCTGCCTGTAGTGCCCTCCATCTCTGTTGGTCAGCCTGTAGGCATTTCTGTGAGCCAGCCTGTGGTTTCACAGAGCCAGCTCCAGAATCTTCCTCGGGCCTCTCAAACTGGGGCTCGGCCTGGTCAGGCTGCTGGAACCCAGGCTGTGGACTCACGGGTCTCTCAGCCTGCCCAGACCTCCCGGAGCACCCCTGTAGTCCAGGAGATTTTTGTAAGGCCATCGTCGCATGTCCTGAAGGTTCCTAAGAATCCAGTTACTCCACCACTACCTGACCAGAAACTATCTCAGGAGCTCCCTGACACCGCGTCACCTGTCACCGAGGCCACAGCTCCAGCCACTCAGGCCCAGCAGTCCGTCCCCACTGAGAGTGCGGCAGCCCCCGTGGCAGTGAAGAAAAGTGGCCCTCTCTAGTAGGGACCGGACCCCAGCCATTTGAGTGGCTGCTCAGGCCTCTGGCAAGTAAGTGCCTTTGGGGGCAGAGTCACCACCTACACGAATCCTTGACTGTTAGTCCTGGTCTGTGTTTTCTGGTGGCTTCCACGACCCCTCTTGtccaaaagaataaagttagtgGAAGCGAAGTGGCCTTGTCTTTCAGGAACTAGCtgtttttgtaggttttttttttaaccctggtGGTCTGAGTGGATGAGTGCTAGTAAGGTTTTGCCTGCTGCGAAAGATAACAAAATCGGTTCCTTTTATTTAGGcttgggagagagagagtggtAATTATGTTCTTTTGGGAGCTATAAGGTCTGGGAGTGGGTGGAGGATTTGGGCTCTGCAAGGTTTTTGAAACAAGAGATTTTAGGTAGTACAGGAACCCAGCATTAAACGGCATTGGGACCTAGGGTGGGAAAGTTATTtgcttttcaattctttttcaaTCCTTTTGATTTTTATCAGGAAGAATGTCCTCAGTTTGAGGTTGGTGATCCCTTAGAgcaggtaactttttttttttttttaaaggcggGCTCTCACTCTGTAgcctaggctagagtgtagtggcacatcatagctcactgtaaactccaactcctgggctcaagtgatcctcccatctcagcttcccaagttgaCAGGactataggtatgagccaccatgcccagctaatttttgaaacaatttttttgtagagacagggtctcactatgttgcccaggctggtctcaaactcctggcctcccaaagtgcttggattacaggtatgcaccacgGTAACCTGCGCACATAACTTTTGAAACAGTACTGGAGAAAGACCATGAAATTGATACACAGAAATGGGCATTGTATATCACTGTGTGCAATGATATATTGATACCGTATGTATATCATAACAGCACTTAACCCACAGAGAAGCAGGGTCACCAATTCTGATCTTCTCTATCTTTCTAATTGACAAGAGGTTGAGGAGTTAAGTGGAATTCGTCCTCAAcagtcttactcataaattcatTAAACAGGTTAgcacggccgggcgcagtggctcacgcctgtaatcctaacactctgggaggccgaggcgggtggatcactccaggtcaggagttcgagaccagcctgagcaagagcgagaccccgtctctactaaaaatagaaagaaattatctggccaactaaaacatatatatataaaaaaaaaattagccaggcatggtggcgcatgcctgtagtcccagctactcgggaggctgaggcagtaggattgcttaggcccaggagtgtgaggttgctgtgagctaggctgaggccacggcactcactctagccagggcaacaaagcgacactctgtctcaaaaaaaaaaaaaaaacaggttagCACAAAGGGTCTTGTCATTAAGTAGAAAGCTCATGTGATAATACAAGTAgccaaatgttttccaaacttcAGAATCATTCAAGTTTCAGTTgtacaattaatttttatctgTAAATTGACTCAACTGGCCAGAGGGAGagggggcctggctgggcagaTCTGTGGCCAACTTGGTCTATTTCACTTTGCCCCAGTGACACTCAGATGTGGGCCCACCATTCTCCTTCCAGAATACCAAGCCTTCTCAACTTGGTTCTCTGGCCAACCAAGGTGATTTGCTAAGTCTTCAACTCCCAGATTGTGATTCTACCTTTTGGCGCCTGGCATTTGCCAACAGCAGAGTGCCCCACATGTAGGTGGTGATGCCCAGATCCTGGCCAGAGAGGCAGGCACGCGCTAGGAGTTCCCCGGGGGAGCAGGAGTGGAAACTGATGCCCCAGCTTGGCCTCTGAGGCTCATGTGGCTAGCCTACAGCAGGGAGAGAAGGGGTGCTGCTGCCATCTAGTGGGTAgtggccagagatgctgctacctacatcctacagtgcacaagACAGCACCCCACAacagaattatctggcccaaaatgtcaatactgTGAGATTGAGAAATCCTGACCTTTAATAATCAAAAACTGCTCTATAGTTCAtgagatactttaaaaatttttaatttgatcgtCAGGTGACTCAGCCTTTATGTAGTAATTGTATCTTCTCTACATGAGaatcttcttcatttttgttttatttgtctttgtatccCCAGTTTGTACATCTCTGAATCAACACAGATTAGAGcatttagtaataataatagctgaacTTTAGTGCTATTGGATGATAATTCACTACACATGGTAGGTACTAAGTGATTTATAGACACTCCTCACAACAGTTTGTGTTGGACACCATTATAATCTTCACTTCAAAGTTAGTAGATTTGATATTGAGAAGTTAAGTAATCTGTCCAATGTCACACAAATGGAGGAGCTGGAATAGATGTACATTTAATGTACAGTATGTTATACGGTACATATTATAAGCTTTCCTTCCAGATTAAAGTTTGTAACTTGAGCTGTAATACTCCAGATCAATCTGTGGGTTACTTCTTGATTTAAAGCTTTACTGgcacagagagaatgagaatcaGCAACTCTTTAGTTTTCTTGTTTACTTcagattattttgtttataaatatcatctgaaataaaaattgcctttttcttttcagaactCACCAATGTTTCTTCAGATTTAACTGCCAACTTTATAAAAGCACACTTATCCTCATCTTGTTTTGGAAACCTCCATCCACAGTCCTGACCTCTCTCAGACCAGCAGACTTACTGGACTGCCTCTGCCAAGTATACCTGTTTCGATAATGGGGATAGTTTTCCAGCTTCAGGTGATAAAGTTATCTATTGCCAGAATTTTAAGCCATAATAAACTGCGCTATTCCAAATGaaccttgttttaaaataatttggtttttaaaatagacttttctCATGAAGGCATTCCAGCAttccaaatggaaaataatgtCTCACATACTCTAGGTGAATATGTATGTAAGTAAACTTCCCACAGAAACGgatattaaaaaacacaactctttttatctctttttttttttcctgacagctCTTTAGAGTCCAAACAACTCTTTTTATTTAAGGATATTTTGTGACCTCTTTATGAAATAGCTATCAGAAGGTATTAATGCAATCAGTGCATTATAATATGCTGCAACTGATATGTATATGCTCACAACTTCTGAGTTTCTCATTTTCCCAAGtatttaaaatctgattttattgCACATTTTAATGATAatctaataaaattcatttagGCCTGCCTCCTCTTATGTTCTTTCTTTATATTGCTGGATTATTTGTATAAGACTGCTCTAATACAGATATagtttccttttgaaatttcCTGTTATAGGCCAAGTGGGTTTTTAAATGGTACAGTACCTTTGATAGAAACTTACAAAAATTCtagtttttatagttttcctttctctgtctcttgcttcaatatttatgtatttataattttaataactcaAGCTGGAAGACTTTATGCACTGCAGATGCTtggaaaaaagaacaattgaAAGGACgttatgataagtgaaataaaccagtcacaaaaagataaatggtgtacgattccacttatatgagatacctgGAGTAATCATGGAGACacagtaaaatggtggttgccagaggctgcagggaggcagaAATGGACAGTCGTTTAAttggtacagaatttcagttttgcaagatgagaaagttcCAGAGGTGGATgctggtgatggttgcaaaacaatgtgaacatacttaacacttaaaaataattaagatggtATATTTTATGTTGGGTGTATTTTACCGCAAAAATTGAATTAAACTGACAATTTATAAGCCATATGatgtttataaatttctttttaagtaataTATACAATAGTTGAGTTTCTATATATATGGAATGCGCCAGGTAAGCCCAGTTGTTTTAATAACTCTAGAACTACAATTAGGAACttagagaaaaattaagtttaatgTACTATGGAACAAAGGACATTGTAGAAGGGGGTGTGTAAGCATTTGCAGGAACCCTCAGAAAAGCCTTTTATCATGCAATGGCTAATCAATACTAGTATGACTAGATTTTATCTTGGGTAAATAGAACCTTAAGAACTTCACGTGCTACCTACAGTGTGCCTAGAAACAGAAAATGGTCACcttgaaagaaaatacaaattgctTTCATCTTAGTGAATACAgatgtttatgtattttaaaaacactaaatttttctggtttattttttccaagttttaaaagaaatgtttttataagatgggtaaatatttaaaatgtaattctttgactatatatttccatattatgaaattaaaaaagcaggctgggcacagtgattcatgcctgtaatcctagcactctgggagactgagacgggaggattgcttgaggccagcagttcaagaccagcctgagcaagatcaagacccccaCCACCCcgctacaaaaaaatagaaaaaattagccggcacacaattgtagtcccagctacttgggcggctgaagcaggagaatcccttgagcccaggagttggaagttgcagtgagctacaatgacaccactgcattctagccctggcaacagagtgagactctgtctcaaaaaaaaaaaaaaaaaagcataaaatggcACACAGTGAAATCTCCCTATAACCCTACTCCTGTCACTTGGCACAGTTCTACTGACAGATATTAAATGCTATTAGTTTCTTGTCAattctttgatttatatatatacgATGAACATATATTACACGTATAATGTATGTtcattatatatatgatatatatacaaaGAGTTTATGTATGCCAGTGTTCCTTTACATACTGTGCagcaccttgcttttttcacttaacatacatCTAGGAGAGCTTTCCATTTTAGGAGttaaaaagttttcttattctttttttgaacATGTAGTATTACGTTTAGTGGATGTATCAATTAATTTAACTTGTTTCCTATTGATAGATACTTTGGTTGTTTACAATCTAATGTTTCTAAGCAATAATAAATATGGACCTTGGTCCATAGGTAATGATTGACCATTGACTTTAAGATGCCCAAAGGCCATGTAGTCCAGTCctttccaccctccaccccccaaaaaaaacctaagaaaaatCATAAGTGACCTGCCTAAGATCACATAGCTCATTAATAGCAGAGGCTGAACTAAAATCTTACAATCCTGAATTTGAGTCTTTTTCCTACCAGATCAGTATAATTATCATTTCACTGTATTATAAATAACCTCctttaaaataatcatcttagAGGTTTGAACttgaaatgaaaaaggataatTTTACCTTCTCTCCTAAAAGTGTTCTGCAGAAGAATGggctcagtaaaaaaaaaaattattgactatactatatattatatattctgtaCCTTCCCCTTTGTGCCCCCTTTTCAAGTTTCTCTCAAGTTATTAATATGCAAGTTAAAGTCTGATTTCATAAGTTTGTAAGCTCCTTGAAGTCTGGaatcctctctccctttcttcttttgtttctcccCCGGGACATAAAATACACTTAAGTATGTTGgatttagttttattcttctagTAATTAAGGTCATACTTGACATTAACCTGAATAAAAATCAATGTGTGTTCTATTCAACACTATTCtaagcatttcatttaatttctctgcCATAGTCAAAGCTCAATTGTGAAAAGGCTAGGGATGGTGACAGTGTAAAACAACATGACAGAGCTCAGAGTCTTATTTTTACCTTTGATCTTATCGAAgactttcaaaactggagttactaaaaagttataaaattgatttttacttAGTACATATTAAGTGATAGCTCCTACAAGGAACACAAAGATGAGATTTGGTCTCCTTAGAAGTCATTTCCTTTCGGTTTTTACTACTGTACTTTTCTTTGTAGAATCTTCTTggtaaaaatctgaaaaatgtccAGGCATAGTAGCTTatgtctgtaatctcagcactttgggaggctgaggcaggaggattgcttgaggccatgaatttgagaccaacctgggcaacatatcgagaccctatctctgaaaaaatttaaaaattagccatacccatagtcccagttacttgggaggctggagtgggaggatcagttgagcccaggagtttgaggctgtagtgaactgtgatcacaccactgtattccagcctggaggacagagcaagaccctgtttctaaaaaaataaaaataaaaattaatctgaaaaaCATATTCCAAGTAGGAATTAAACAGCATGAGACTCTTGTATAGTACCACCGTTGTTTTCCAGCAGAATAAAATTGAAAGTGATTTGCATATGTTCTCtcaagaatattaaaacaaaaatggaaattttaggaCTTTTTACAATACGATTTTGTATATtatactttgcttttttgttcttgAATTGTTTCAAATAAGTTTTGTGTTTATACCAGCGGTTCTTAACTGGGATGATTTTTGTCCCCCAGGGACATTTGACAacgtctggagatatttttgctTGTCACTATGTGGAGGCGGGTAGTGCTACTgccatctagtgggcagaggcgggggatgctgctaaatatcccacAGCACACAGAACAGTCCCCTTCCCCGCACAACAGAGAAGGATCCGGCTGGCCCAGAATATCAATAATGCCAAAGCTGAGAAACTACTTTATACTTCTTTGTGCTATTAGGGTAAGGAAGGGTCTAAATTAATTATCTTTGAGAGGGAGAATATATgcttatgtgtatatgtatacatgcatgtgtattaCAAAAGACATAGTTGAGatctcaaatttttgtttttataagtgtGGAGTTTTTATAAAGATAATTGACTCATAAAATACCTGTTGACTCTTTGGAAAGGATAAAGGAACAAATGGGacatctgctattttttttttttttttttttgctatttagaAATTGTTGATCTGGCTCCTCCCCCACCATTCATCCATTTCcaaaacatttcttgagcatttaTAGTGACCTTCTCATCCACAGCAAAGAATCTTTGGAAGCCATTCTGACCTCATCTTTCTAGCCAGTGTTGATTAGATTACTGGAGGGCACCTTACCCAAATTTGGCCGACCAGAAATTCTTTTTTGGTGCCTTACAATATCCTTGTATCCTTAGAACAAACTCCTTTTCTGCTTACACTAGCTCAAGTTAGTTTCGGATACTAGCAAGCTAAGAGGCTTTAACCAACAGAACTACTCTAGGGATGGTTGTAAAATGTATCTCTAGGGAATGACTGctcttttgaaaaaatagtttaatGGGTCTTCTGGGTATGTGAAAGTAAAGCAAACATTCATTCTGGAATGAAGAGGCTCAGAACAATTACAAACAACATAATGCACAGTGAGGTGAAAGGACAGCTACATTGTGGGCAGGGCCGTGCCTTTGTGGGTAGCATGTTaatccttgtttgtttttttgttgtttttgtttttggaggggagggtctttattttctttgactaGGGCTGGAGACAAAGGAAGATGGGACTCTGGGGAAGGCAAGACTGAATAAAGGAGGCTTTTATCCTGGATGAGTTGGCCCCTGGAACAAGTTGACTGAGTAGAGGCTCCCAAAGAACTCTAAGTTATGCTATttagttttaagaattttttgtattattctcagggttccatttaaatttttaaacaaaagctgGGTTCAGTGGCACtcgactgtagtcccagctactccgtaggctgaagtgggaagatcacttgaacccaggagttccagaccagcctgggcaagcataatgaggccctgtctctgaataaatgaatgaatgaataaataaatgaatttaaaaaaacaacaatatgGCAGCCTAGCTGTGCTTTGGGAAAATAAGGAGCTTAAggagaagatatatatatatatatatattttttttttttttttttttttttgagacagagtctcactctgttgccccggctagagtgccgtggcatcagcttagctcacagcaacctcaaactcctgggctcaagcgatcctcctgcctcagcctcccgagtagctgggactacaggcgtctgccaccatgcccggctaattttttctatttttagtagagatggggtctcgcttttgctcaggctagtctctaactcctgagctcaaacgctccgcccgcctcggcctcccacagtgctaggattacaggcgtgagccacctcaacAGGCTGCCAGAAGCCTCCAATGTGGCCAGCTCTGAAATGTCTTGAGGGTGAATGAAAGAGAATGATGCTCTCCGGCTCTGTCCATCCCAGCCAtcgccaccaggtggcagcaccTCACGGGCTGAGCCTTCACACGTGTACTCTCCGTtcagctccagccccagggcctttgcacttgccgttCCTGCTGTCTGGAATCTCTTCCTCGAAATATCTGATggctcattttcatttcattgtcattttctcAGGGAGGGAACCGTGGCCCCTTTGTGGAGAGGAGTTGGCCACCTCTATTATATCACCTGGTTCCATTTTGACAACAGTTACCTTCTGGAATTAACCTGCTCTGATATTAGTTTAACTGATCAGCCTCCCCTAAAATGTCAGCTCCTAGAGGGTAGGGATCTCAGTTTTGTTCACAGCTGTCTTCCCAGTACCTAGCGCAGTGCCAGGCTGCACAATCAGACTCTGTCCCACGGGGAGCTCGTGCCGCACCAGGAAGCCCCAGCAGCAGAGGGGAAGCCTGGGCTCCCGCACCTGGAGCTCCTCCGAGGGGGGACCCTCCCTGACTGGGCGTTCTGGGGAAGGCTTGCAGGGGGTCTCCAGACGCCCACAGCTTGCCTCTTCTGGTTAACGCAGCAGGTGGGTGGGGCAGCCAGAGCTTTCTATTCCCCATGACTTGGCAGTGCccttgttatttaatttttttatttaatttttttttaattgtagagacggggtctcggtcttgctcaggttggtcttgaactcctgacctcgagcaatcctcccacctcagcctcccacagtgctaggattacaggcgtgagccacctccaCAGGCTGCCAGAAGCCTCCAACGTGGCCAGCTCTGAAGTGTCTGGAGGGTGAATTGAGAGAGAATGATGCCCTCCGGCTCTGTCCATCCCAGCCAtcgccaccaggtggcagcaccagactgcccgtaatcctagcactctggggggccgaggtgggaggattgcttgagctcaggagttcgagaccagcctgagcaagaagagacccccgtctctactaaaaatagaaaaattagccgggcatggtggcgcatgcctgtagtccccgctacttgggaggctgaggcaggaggatcgcttgagcccaggagtttgaggctgctgtgagctaggctgacgccacggcactctagcctgggcaacaaaatgagattctgtctcaaaaaaagaaaaagaaaaaggaaacctaaaaaaatatatatatatatccacttGGGCTGCTACAGCAAAGAATACCATAGACCtcgtagcttataaacaacagaaattcatttcccACAGTCCTGGaagctgggaagcccaagatcaaggcaccagcagattcatgGTGTCTAGGGAGGACCCAACTCCTGGTTAATTGGTTAATAAATGGCTGTCTTTCCACCTTGTCCTCACAAGGTGTAAGGGGGGAGAGAGTTCTCTggcttctcttttatttttgtttttaccttacCTTcctaatttatcctttttattttttgtgattctaattttctatttcatgagAACTCTGCCTTCACGACACACTCACCTCCCAgcaccatcacactggggattaggtcaATCcatcttacctttttttttttctctaaaaacttTCTGCAACCATTtgtttacatacattttaaacaGTTAATACCAGAAAAATATGAAGTGAACAGTTTATGACACAAGGTATCTTAAAAAGCAAATCAGGGAAGTGAATTCCCTTATGACTCCAGGACTCTAGTTAAGAtacctttttttctatttgcgTTATTTCCCTTTTATACTCTGTATACTCTTGAGAGCCAGGAAAGTGACTTTAGCAACTCTATGAAAATCAGCAATTTCTGGAGATTGTTGATGAGAGAGCTAGTCGGTTTTTCACAAGGAACTGGCTTCTGCTCAGCTTCCCTCGCTCCCTGAGGTAAGCAAGCAGGTGCTGTCGTCTCCTCCACGTGACCTCGATTCCATACTTGTTCTCAGGGGTGTCTTTAACCAGAATgggcccaggctctgggctgcTAGTAGTAGCAGTGCGAAGAGAGCAGCTTGGAAGGCTATTTTCCTTCTGTTCAGGGGGAACAGGTTCTTCCTTCACAGAAGAGGACTCTGGGGTCTGGATGTCAGGGGGAATGAACACGTAAGGTAAACTCTGAAGTGCATGTACTGACAGGTCCCTACAACCTGGGGGACTGAGCATTGGAACTAAGGGTCCTCTGGAATTGTCCTTTTCTGATTGATTGGGGCACTCCTTGATTAAGGGGATCTCCAATGTCTCTGAAATGGAAGAAGATTGTGGACTCTCAAAGGTTAGATGTGGAAACTTGGAGGTGGTAGATTTTCGACTTGAATGTCTTGCCTGGTCTCGGTAATGATGTTTCCGGTGGGCTGGGAACTGG
This window contains:
- the LOC123632405 gene encoding uncharacterized protein LOC123632405, with the protein product MELSGAPVVTNGKRSGLGRCRHFFWLGVIFDAVGMAVLFTGVFCNLLFYDTLVYMGSIIIFFSLLWWISWYTGNIELLPEEASKQAWRVPPATVVEALRQNLSHRLSLSIGSVSTTFLQIQRRRRGRQRTLRRTTSLKMTVTGLVEKEQEKENKDAEGGESAKESGAPQDFCKESLGPKPEDDKSSEAVGSPGPPWFGQQAVCPSDQPLPPAVLASKSLPVVPSISVGQPVGISVSQPVVSQSQLQNLPRASQTGARPGQAAGTQAVDSRVSQPAQTSRSTPVVQEIFVRPSSHVLKVPKNPVTPPLPDQKLSQELPDTASPVTEATAPATQAQQSVPTESAAAPVAVKKSGPL
- the LOC123631986 gene encoding RAD9, HUS1, RAD1-interacting nuclear orphan protein 1-like, translated to MPPRKKRPQRSQKARLLFHHQPLEGPKHRYGSPPLPITHTRQVPGQPIDHSTITAWISPESDTTAESQFPAHRKHHYRDQARHSSRKSTTSKFPHLTFESPQSSSISETLEIPLIKECPNQSEKDNSRGPLVPMLSPPGCRDLSVHALQSLPYVFIPPDIQTPESSSVKEEPVPPEQKENSLPSCSLRTATTSSPEPGPILVKDTPENKYGIEVTWRRRQHLLAYLRERGKLSRSQFLVKNRLALSSTISRNC